The following are encoded in a window of Impatiens glandulifera chromosome 5, dImpGla2.1, whole genome shotgun sequence genomic DNA:
- the LOC124940735 gene encoding xyloglucan endotransglucosylase protein 1-like — protein sequence MAQLCSWVVAAAAITVGLLLIVPAFAGNFSEDFDITWGGKRANIFERGQLLSLSLDKISGSGFRSKKDYLFGRVDMQLKLVAGNSAGTVTTYYLSSEGTAHDEIDFEFLGNLSGQPYIVHTNVYTQGKGNREQQFYLWFDPTKNFHTYSIAWTPTQIIFLVDNTPIRVFRNAESIGVPFPKSQPMKVYSSLWNADDWATQGGLVKTDWTKSPFTAYYRNFNIQTCSGSCSSFSGGSVSKGGLWKSQDLDAYGRRRLRWVQKNFMIYDYCADFKRFPQGFPLECKRSGRF from the exons ATGGCCCAATTATGTTCATGGGTggtggcggcggcggcgatAACAGTTGGGTTGTTGTTGATCGTTCCGGCCTTCGCCGGGAATTTCTCGGAAGATTTTGACATAACTTGGGGAGGAAAGAGAGCAAATATATTTGAAAGAGGTCAGCTTTTGTCTCTATCTCTAGACAAGATTTCTGGTTCTGGTTTCCGATCCAAAAAAGACTATTTGTTCGGAAGAGTCGACATGCAGCTAAAGCTTGTCGCCGGAAACTCCGCCGGAACTGTTACCACATACTAT TTATCATCGGAAGGGACGGCTCATGATGAGATAGACTTCGAGTTTTTAGGGAATTTGAGCGGACAACCATACATAGTCCACACTAACGTCTACACTCAAGGAAAAGGAAATCGAGAACAACAATTCTACTTATGGTTCGATCCCACGAAGAACTTTCACACCTACTCCATTGCATGGACACCAACCCAAATCAT TTTTCTAGTGGACAACACTCCCATAAGAGTTTTCAGAAATGCGGAGTCAATTGGAGTCCCATTTCCGAAAAGCCAGCCAATGAAAGTGTACTCAAGTCTATGGAACGCCGACGATTGGGCTACTCAAGGTGGGTTGGTGAAGACTGATTGGACTAAATCGCCTTTCACAGCATACTACCGAAACTTCAACATCCAAACATGTTCCGGGTCGTGCTCTTCATTCTCGGGCGGGTCGGTCTCGAAAGGGGGATTATGGAAGAGCCAAGATTTGGATGCTTATGGGAGGAGAAGATTGAGATGGGTTCAAAAGAATTTCATGATATATGATTATTGTGCTGATTTCAAACGATTTCCTCAAGGATTTCCACTAGAGTGTAAGAGGAGTGGAAGGTTTTAG